In Coffea eugenioides isolate CCC68of chromosome 4, Ceug_1.0, whole genome shotgun sequence, the genomic stretch AATGAAATAATTCTAATAAAAAGacataaaaaggtaattggggataacaaaaactaagataaaaaagtgcttACACTTATACTTCCTCGTACCAAGATTCATACTTTTTATATAGTACaggtaaaataccaaaaactcCCTGTGGTTTGACAAATATTCAATTTAACTCCCTCTGACTTGAAAACCTACACTATAACTCCCTATGATTTTgattaaattgaaaattggacATAAAACATCAAATCTAACGGTTGTGTGTGAAATGTCAATATTGTCCTAGTATACGTGAGATGCtttccattcaattttcaatttagtcgaAATCATAGGGAGTCTtagtataatttttcaaatctgagggagttaaattgaacattcAACAAATCATAGGGAATTCATTTATATAAGGGCAATATTGACATTTCATGTATAACTGTTAGATTAGATGCTTTCCATCCAATTTCAATTTAGTTGAAATTACAGAGAGTTATAGTATAGGTTTTCAAACTAAAGggagttaaattgaacatttagCAAACCACAAGGAGTTTTTGGGTATTTTACCCATatagtaatgataatgataatgatatatatataaatatatatatatttatgaaaTTTCAGATATTAAATTGCCTGCAATACTGACTAAGATGAAAGAAAGCTAAAAGAATAAAGAAGCGTTGCTGCATTAGACGTAACAGTCATGAATCATGACGGCCACTGCAATACCACAGACAAATCAACAAATCGCTAGAGGAATAATGCAGTTAtagatgaagaaaaagaaaagatgattcTGTAATATTGTCCGGAAACTGGGGCAGCATGGAAACCAATTTTGCTTATTCTCAAGTTTTTTCGATTGAATTGGACCTGGACTTATCTTCGATGAGTGGAGAGATCTAAGAGAATTATTGATTGGTCTTAAAGGGATTTGCAAGTCGATGGGGGAATTATATGTTGTTTAACACTTCCGTTTGAACACTTCTTTGTCTGAAAATGATATGAATTTGTACAGTCGATGTTATTCAACCATCTATCTAGTTGTTGTTTTTGGACTTTAGGCCTACAATATTGTACaccagaaaagaaaatttcattccaaataatcatgaaatactTTTCTGTCTTCAATCAACCAATTCAGAACATTTCAATCGAATCTTAGAACTTTTCTGGTTCCCAAAACACAGGCTCTTTGTTGCTGCTAAGGTTGTCCACTTAAAAAGTTTATTCAGGTCATCGATCCTTTCCAACCACGTATCAACTTTGCACCAAAACACCCCCccacaaaacaaaacaaaaaaaaaaaccttttagCATCATCACTACCACTGTACTACCACCCATGTCAAAGgtaggagaaaataattctgCATGGTCTTTGTCGGGAAAAACAGCTCTAGTTACCGGTGGAAGTCGAGGAATTGGCCGTGCAATTGTGGTGGAGCTAGCTCAACTTGGTGCCACAGTCCACACCTTTTCGAGAAAAGAAGCAGATCTGAATGAATGCTTGCAAGAATGGTCCTCCAAGGGATTCAAAGTGACTGGTTCAGTCTGCGATGCATCTTCAAGAGAGCAAAGAACACAGCTCATCGAAAAGGTCTCTTCCATCTTCAATGGGAAGCTCAACATCGTTGTAAACAACGTTGGAACAACCAAAATGAAGCCAGCTGAAGAGTTTACCTTGGAAGAATATGACATGATCATGTCTACAAATCTTGAATCTTCTTTCCACTTTTCCCAACTCGCTTATCCTCTCCTAAAAGCCACTGGGATTGGAAACATCGTCTTCATTTCTTCTATTGCTGGCTTGGTCAGTGTAGAAGGTGCATCTGTTTATGCAGCAACAAAAGGTGCAATGAATCAACTCACCAGGAATTTGGCTTGTGAATGGGCTAAAGATAACATTCGCGTAAATTGCCTTGCACCTGGGGCTATTAAAACCCCATTAACGGAATCTGTGCAGGATTATGatgaaaaattgaagaaaatggaTGCAAGAACCCCAATGAATCGAGCTGGAGAACCAGAAGAGGTTTCATCCCTCGTTGCTTTCCTTTGTCTGCCAGCCGCTTCCTACATAACCGGACAGGTTATAGCTGTCGATGGAGGACTGACTGCAAATGGAATCCAGTGGAATTAATCATTAAAGGCTCTATCTTGCTACTGATGCAATAGTTCACCAAGATCTAGTGTTTAATCTATACGTATTTTGTTGTAAAAGGAAGGTATGTGCTCGGTTTTTATAGTAAGAAATTGAGAATTGACTCGTATGAATTCTCAATTGGTCTACTCTGCACCACTGCTATATTGCACAAGTATGTAATTGTGACTATTCTAATAGTATCTCTAGCTAATTTGCCTATTGATTTATGGGTTAATTCTAGTACTATGTTGATTACTCTTCACACTTTTATCAAAAGGTAGCATCTAAACGGCGGAGTGCTTATCATGAAAAGCATACACTTGGAAGGGCAATTGCTGATCTCCCGGTCTGACTTCCACCTACAGAGATCATGGCAGCTGCATTGTtattagaggtggcaaaatgggtgATTTGAGCGGGTTTGAGTTGGGTAAAATgagtaatgggtataagtgaatcaacccatttatatctatttaattagatgggtataaatgggacttagatgggtataaatgggtaagtcaaaaaatgagttGGATAATccaattattttaattttttagaagctcatataaattcattttgtaaactaaattatcaatttataccattttacaTCCATCATTAATTTTAACTATACAGGAGCTCTGTAATTACATTTACTCGTGCAAGTGGACAAACTTGTCTATTTGAACCTGCTTTCAAACAACTGTGCTATCTATGTGGGATGCCTTCATTGCAAATGAAGGTGCAAAGATCATGGCAGATCTTCAAAACCATCCTGCTATTATTGGAAGAAGGTTGTATGGTCCAGAATTACAACGGTAGCTGAAACATTCTTTTGGGACCGTTCCTGCAGGTTATTAATTGATACATGTATTTGTTTTGACGGCTATCAACGAGAAGCTTTGCCTTCTTCCTGTCAAAGCTTTTTTGCCAAACTGTTAAATTTCCAAGGTTGGTTTATTCATTTAACTAAATATTTTGCAGGCCGTATGGGTAAAAGTCTCGTTCTCTTTTGAGCGCATATCTTTGAAAGGTTTTGGTACATGGCCGGTGAGAAATGTTTTTCCGCTCTACAAGTGCCGATCATGGAGTTGCATTTATGTTATTCAGTCCTTTTCCCCATGCAGCGCCAATATCTATCATTTGATCCTGGGCATATTTGTAATTTACCACCGTACACGAGTACGAGTACGAGTACGAGTACTGTGATCTCTCCTAGTTTTAATAAATGCTTCCCTAATTGGTTGGTCGACATTTTGTAGATTGATTAAGGAATCTAGTCAGAAAAATTGGGAATGAAGCATAATGTATTAATTTAGATGACATTAGAATTTTATGATAAAGAAAATTACTAAAAAAAaggatttctttttttcttcttttaaactCATCTTTCACCTATAATTTGTAAAGTTTATGAAAACTATCATAATCTTTTCATTGCATCAAGGGAGataagtgtaattttacaaGGTCTCATGGGAGGTGACCacaattgttagaaacctccacggaggtttctgaaattatcatTATTTTGAAGATATGATTTGTTTCATTGTATTGGATGACACTGGATGACTATCGTCCACATTTTATTTGTTTAGGTAAGTTATCATCTCGGAGAAGATCCATTTGGACTGTTGATTGGTCCAGTTAGACTGTTGATTGGTCCGGCTAGCCGGGGCCCAATTTCCTACAAGTGTTGCGAATTTTATATACGTGAACTTCAATGGGCGCGTCTTCGGGCCGAGACATTGAGCTCAAATAAAAAATACCAGCTTAAGTTGGGAGTCTAAAATTGCTGCAGTGTGAAGTATTTTCAAATAACGacataaaattcaagaaaagTAACATTCATCCACTAAAAATATGTTGAAAGTCTTTAGTTCAACCAACATTACTAATTAAAGCACATATGATGTTTACCTTTCTTTTTCCACGATTGTTTTTTTTACagtaaaaactgaaattttgtgTCTTTTACGTTACATGAATTTCACCAACCATCCTCAAAATGAttatcaaaaaagaaataaatcaattttcTTAACAGCTTCCCAAGTGAAAAGCTTTAATTTGGGCACAGGTGATCCCAAGTCCCAACAAAGTATTGGAGTCTTGTCTGCCAGGACAATGGAGGAGTTAAAGCTACTTCTCCCCAACAATGGGAACAAATTCCTCTGCTTCTCCTAAAATAATATAGgacaatttaattaaaaaaaataaaatccaagTTTGAAACCATAGATTCCAATTCTTAAGAGCCTAAGAATCAGCCACGGATTTAAGGGGGGGCtggtgggggcttaagccccccccaagccgccggaaaaccccctatatataggggattGATTTCTGGCTCCGTCCCTGGGTGGAGTGATGAAATCTGCGGTCTATCTGCGTAACCATTTCTTCTTGTGGTTTGAAGCCCTCTGTGACTCTGAATTTGTTATCATCAAGCTGCAAAACTGCAAGCGAAGGAGGAGAGTCTTCCTGCTGGATTTGTTTCGTACGTATACTTCATGATCCGGTCGTGATGACCACTTATCATCGCCCGCATCGCTTACTTTATGAGAGGATAGCTATAATTATAAATTTGTTTTTTACATTGTTTGATGCTTCACACAAGAAATATAATGATCATAAAATTATTGCATATTACGTTATCTTTCCATCTAACATTGCATAAAGTAAAGTTGGCATATCAAAAGAACTCTTGAAGGCTTAACTTTGAATATTGTCAAGACTGATTTGCCCAACAAAATGGAAGACGAGTGGATGAATGACTGTCTGGTTGTATACATCGAGAAGGATATTTTTGTAACAATTGAAAATGAGCAAATATTGCAGCGTTTTCAACGGATGAAGACTCGCAGAATGCAATTGCCTCCTCTTCGTTATTCGAGTGCAACAACTACCAATACTTCAAGTGTTaatcaataacaaatttttgggtatgtataattatatgtttttattatttttataattattgattctaaattttacttattaaatatatttatttcgtcacaaaaaaaaattttaatacacttcagccccctcaaaaataaatttctggctCCGTCCCTGCTAAGAATGGATAGAATTTTTTAGTGTTATGACCATGGACGTATCAGCCCAAAAGCTATTCTTAGTATTGTCAGCCAAAGCTTTTATCTACCAAATTACCAAGCAAACAAGATGCAGAACATGCCCTACAGAAAATAGAATTAAATGGTACGGATATCGGCAAAACAGAGAAAACAAAGAACTTCAAATTTTTGCTGGAAAGTAAACATTTGCCTTGATAAGGTATATGGTCCACTCAGCTATTCTCCTATTCAAATCCATAGACAGTCATTCCTCCATCCACAGCGATAACTTGCCCAGTGATATAGGAAGCAGCCGGCAGACAAAGGAAAGCAACCAGGGAGGAGACTTCTTCTGGTTCTCCGGTTCGTCTCATAGGAGTTCTTGATTCTACCCTCTCCTCGTATTCTTTGTCACTCAATTTCTCTTCAACTAATGAGGTTCTAATATACCATGGCGCAACAGAATTAACCCGAATTTTATCTTTAGCCCACTCACAAGCCAGATTTTTGGTGAGTTGATTCATTGCACCTTTTGTCATTGAATAAACAGATAAATGGTGAACATGTACCAGGCCTGCGACTGAGGACATGAACACGATGTTCCCAATCCCAGATGCTTTCAGAAGCGGATAAGCGAGTTGAGAGAAATGATAACCAGAATCAAGATTTGTAGACATAATCATATTATACTCTTCAGCAGTGAACGCTTCAGCTTGCCTGAATACACCTGTTCCAACATTGTTGACGAGGATATTGAGCTTCCCATTGAAGATGGAAGAGACCTCTCCGATGAGCTGAGTTCTTTGCTCTCTTGAAGATGCATCACAGACCGAACCGGTGACTTTGAATCCCTTGGAGGACCACTCTTGCAACCGTTCATTCAGTTCTGattcttttcttgaaaaagtgtGCACTTTTGCTCCCAGTCCGGCTAGTTCCTCCACGATTGCACACCCTATTCCTCGAGTTCCACCGGTGACCAGAGCTGTCATTCCAGATAGAGACCATCTTGAACTAATTTTTCCTACGGTACTTTCCATGATTGATGGTGGGATGAGCCTCAAGATGTCAAATGCCTGATCTTGATATAGAGATTTTTGGCAAATGACTTGTTAAGATAATGCAACATCCCATTTTATCGAGAAGGGTTAGGTTATGTGATAAGATGTGATGAACTGTAATAGAAAGTTATCGACTCATGGGTTCAAGACTTtccacttaaaaaaaaaggaaaaatcattcaaaacgttcatatttttttgtgaattgACTTTTTTCGTTCCTCAcatttaaaagtataattttatatcccttacaaattcacattgatcaaatttgctcCTTATCTAGGTTTCTGACTAGTTTTTAGTTGGAATCCATCACGTGTCTTACATGTGATAATTTTTTAAgagtaaaattgtcaaatcaaattttacataattcgattcatagtccctcacatttcataaaatgaatttttttcttccctcacatttttcaaaatgaattttttcatctctcattgatcatgtgtatgaatagGTGATGCAAGTTCTGATCCGTGGCAAGTTCTGATCTTATTGTTTCTTTGGCATATTGTCGTATTATTCTCTTTGGCTATTCTGAtcaacaaaatttgttaaattgtCAAAAGTTCTGATCCGTGTCTCTTTGGAGTATTATTCTCGTTCGTCGGTTCCACGGATCAGAACTTGCATCACCTATCGACAATTGGTCCAAAGAAACAAAGGTCCTTTTCACGGAATGAACGTGAGAATGGTTGGCTGCTGAATCACGTTCATATCCAAAGTTTGACTTGCTCGTGTTTA encodes the following:
- the LOC113769592 gene encoding tropinone reductase homolog At5g06060-like — translated: MESTVGKISSRWSLSGMTALVTGGTRGIGCAIVEELAGLGAKVHTFSRKESELNERLQEWSSKGFKVTGSVCDASSREQRTQLIGEVSSIFNGKLNILVNNVGTGVFRQAEAFTAEEYNMIMSTNLDSGYHFSQLAYPLLKASGIGNIVFMSSVAGLVHVHHLSVYSMTKGAMNQLTKNLACEWAKDKIRVNSVAPWYIRTSLVEEKLSDKEYEERVESRTPMRRTGEPEEVSSLVAFLCLPAASYITGQVIAVDGGMTVYGFE
- the LOC113769590 gene encoding tropinone reductase homolog At5g06060-like, yielding MSKVGENNSAWSLSGKTALVTGGSRGIGRAIVVELAQLGATVHTFSRKEADLNECLQEWSSKGFKVTGSVCDASSREQRTQLIEKVSSIFNGKLNIVVNNVGTTKMKPAEEFTLEEYDMIMSTNLESSFHFSQLAYPLLKATGIGNIVFISSIAGLVSVEGASVYAATKGAMNQLTRNLACEWAKDNIRVNCLAPGAIKTPLTESVQDYDEKLKKMDARTPMNRAGEPEEVSSLVAFLCLPAASYITGQVIAVDGGLTANGIQWN